The genomic DNA ATATACTGGAGCGCCAAGCAATCCTTTGTAAAATGAATCAGATTCTGCAGATTCCATATTTCCCAAAGCCCCCGGCAGCATTCTCATAACTGAATCTACAACAATCATTGCCGGCAGCTCACCCCCTGAAACTACATAATTTCCTATGGAAATTTCCATATCCACTAAGGATTTCCTAACTCTTTCATCAACTCCTTTATATCTGCCGCAAAGAAGAATGATTTCTTCCTCTTTAGAAAGTTCTTTCACTATTTCTTGATTGTAGAGTTTCCCATCTGGCGTAAGGAAAATTACTTTTGCTTTCGGATTTTTTTCTTTGATTTTTTCTATACATCTGAAAATCGGTTCCGGTTTCATTACCATACCTGCTTCGCCGCCAAAAGGGTAGTCGTCAACTACTCTATGTTTGCCTTCAGCGTAGTCGCGCAAATCGATGATATCAATTTCAATAAGTTTTTTCTCGATTGCTTTTTTGAGGATACTTTGGTTCAAATATCCATCAAAGGAATTTGGAAAAATTGTAACAATGTGAACAATCATTTTAGATATACTCAGGTTTGATTACAGTTATAATTTTTTTCTCAATGTCTATCTTTTTTATGAAATTATCAAGTGCAGGAATGAGCAGTTCTTTTTTCGCAGATTTTATTACAAATACATCATTACCGGGAGTTTTGATTATTGAATGTATTTTCCCCAAAAAATTTCCCTTTTCATCAAAAACATCACATTCATAGATATCATGTTCAAAATAGTATCCTTCGGGCAAATTGATTAT from Candidatus Schekmanbacteria bacterium includes the following:
- the trmD gene encoding tRNA (guanosine(37)-N1)-methyltransferase TrmD → MIVHIVTIFPNSFDGYLNQSILKKAIEKKLIEIDIIDLRDYAEGKHRVVDDYPFGGEAGMVMKPEPIFRCIEKIKEKNPKAKVIFLTPDGKLYNQEIVKELSKEEEIILLCGRYKGVDERVRKSLVDMEISIGNYVVSGGELPAMIVVDSVMRMLPGALGNMESAESDSFYKGLLGAPVYTRPAEFRNMKVPSILLSGNHKEIRKWKIKESIKNTLLKRPELINEANLNDEEKKIYEDLKNEGLKKS